A single Paenibacillus sp. FSL R5-0517 DNA region contains:
- a CDS encoding metallophosphoesterase family protein produces the protein MKVAILTDIHGNVPALQAVLADMDSRGDIEHIFCLGDMIGIGPYSNEVIEMLYSRKNMIAISGNHEEAVLSLLQKKGPLEGHKGMAEHHEWIGQHLNAESIKRIQALPKFVEKEVEGRQFLLTHYHMSNDKLDAIDKESSGTKLDAKYQGTAHDLVCFGHHHILHYYKTDQRIYMNPGALGCNDLAIARYGIVDLQEGNIDVKFIGVPYDNREYLRSYERLNVPDRAFILKAFHGNQLERENIDGSHRS, from the coding sequence ATGAAGGTTGCCATCTTAACCGATATTCATGGCAATGTTCCTGCGCTTCAAGCGGTATTGGCTGATATGGATTCCAGAGGAGACATTGAGCATATATTTTGTTTGGGGGATATGATCGGCATTGGCCCTTACTCTAATGAAGTGATTGAGATGTTGTACAGCCGCAAAAATATGATAGCGATTTCAGGGAATCACGAAGAGGCCGTATTGAGTTTGCTCCAAAAAAAGGGACCATTAGAAGGGCACAAAGGCATGGCTGAACACCATGAATGGATAGGTCAACATCTAAATGCAGAGTCGATCAAGAGAATTCAGGCTCTACCAAAATTTGTTGAAAAAGAGGTCGAAGGACGTCAGTTCCTTTTGACTCACTATCATATGAGCAATGACAAGCTGGATGCCATCGATAAAGAATCATCTGGAACCAAATTGGACGCGAAGTATCAGGGGACGGCCCATGATTTGGTTTGTTTTGGTCATCATCATATTCTTCATTATTATAAGACAGATCAGCGAATCTATATGAATCCGGGAGCCTTAGGCTGTAACGATCTTGCCATTGCCAGATATGGCATTGTGGATCTCCAAGAGGGGAACATTGATGTGAAATTCATTGGCGTTCCATATGACAACAGGGAGTACCTGCGATCGTATGAACGGTTGAACGTTCCGGATCGAGCTTTTATTTTGAAGGCATTTCACGGGAATCAGTTGGAAAGAGAAAATATAGACGGTAGTCATCGTTCATAG
- a CDS encoding GNAT family N-acetyltransferase gives MSLTEWSIDILQYDLSDEYSIRRADFAEWGLFCTVYYDMRYVGFFREEEFSSSKISAYWIYKGESKIGGVRMEPNRMYHLFFIPPFQQCFEVLKLLKHTLVQWSDRTKRILTFEILPDQVDLYARAGFWPVEFRCRWMQRPTDHFDIEWDSRVTVKSPEIIESETGTRTYVNEDEIAQCDLESFAGSLEATRRKHTTLADFIPSDDPNYTNEILTQASTLVYDKETGQLIANCRLCLQDNQAAVYSIGVRPAYRGRGLATLMLQRALNELKGKYPVLRLYVMQGNDAESVYLNLGFIPGVQEIQTMYIPVEESQ, from the coding sequence ATGAGTTTAACGGAATGGTCCATAGATATACTTCAATATGATCTGTCAGATGAATATTCGATTCGCAGAGCTGATTTTGCCGAATGGGGATTATTTTGCACGGTTTATTATGATATGCGTTATGTCGGATTTTTCAGAGAAGAAGAGTTCAGCTCTTCCAAGATCAGTGCGTACTGGATTTACAAGGGGGAAAGCAAAATAGGTGGCGTGAGAATGGAGCCTAACCGGATGTATCATTTGTTTTTTATCCCGCCATTCCAGCAGTGCTTTGAGGTATTGAAACTGCTGAAGCATACATTAGTACAGTGGTCGGATCGAACCAAACGCATTCTGACCTTTGAGATTCTTCCAGACCAAGTCGATCTATACGCAAGAGCAGGATTCTGGCCAGTGGAGTTCAGATGTCGCTGGATGCAGCGGCCTACAGATCATTTTGACATCGAATGGGACAGCAGGGTAACGGTGAAGAGTCCAGAGATTATTGAAAGTGAAACCGGCACCAGAACATATGTGAATGAAGATGAAATTGCCCAGTGTGACCTGGAGAGTTTTGCAGGAAGTCTTGAAGCTACACGAAGAAAACATACCACTCTTGCAGATTTTATCCCGAGTGATGACCCTAATTATACGAATGAGATCCTAACTCAGGCCTCTACACTTGTATACGATAAGGAGACGGGGCAGCTTATTGCCAACTGTCGTCTTTGTCTGCAGGATAATCAGGCTGCCGTATATAGTATAGGGGTTCGACCGGCGTATAGAGGCAGAGGGCTTGCTACACTGATGTTACAGAGAGCTTTGAATGAGCTTAAGGGTAAATATCCCGTGCTGCGATTGTATGTGATGCAAGGAAATGATGCGGAGTCCGTGTATCTGAATCTGGGCTTTATTCCGGGTGTACAGGAGATTCAGACGATGTATATTCCAGTGGAGGAGTCTCAATGA
- a CDS encoding DUF1361 domain-containing protein: MKDNKHPVQDPRFIVTLLVATCCCLGVVMYLRAQTDRNMYRFLSWDMLLAWVPFIISSCIRYIFHKKVTTTSVICMWLMCAVWLFFLPNAAYLFTEILHSFRYFDAQGEVRFWVNIDFWYGLTLTFAVAIIGLLLSTCSIIQIQGMLNKLINKYISMIIVGVILLLSSIGVYIGRFNRWNSWDVLSRPGKIFVDLVNDFNAANSMMVEFVAIVFTVQLFGYVIVSLLTSRSSS, from the coding sequence ATGAAAGATAACAAACATCCGGTGCAAGATCCCCGATTCATCGTTACCTTGCTTGTGGCTACTTGTTGTTGTTTAGGTGTTGTGATGTATTTACGGGCCCAAACAGATAGGAATATGTATCGCTTTTTAAGTTGGGATATGCTCCTGGCATGGGTGCCATTCATTATCTCATCCTGCATTAGATACATATTTCATAAGAAAGTAACCACAACGAGTGTTATATGTATGTGGTTGATGTGTGCAGTTTGGCTCTTTTTTCTGCCCAATGCGGCCTACCTTTTTACAGAGATCCTGCACTCATTCCGATATTTTGATGCTCAAGGGGAGGTCAGATTTTGGGTTAATATTGATTTTTGGTATGGACTCACCCTGACGTTTGCCGTAGCGATCATCGGATTGCTGCTCTCGACATGTTCGATCATTCAAATCCAAGGCATGTTAAATAAATTAATAAATAAGTACATTAGCATGATAATTGTAGGCGTTATTTTGCTATTGAGCAGTATAGGGGTCTACATTGGCAGATTTAATCGTTGGAATTCATGGGATGTATTATCCAGACCGGGAAAGATCTTTGTGGATCTTGTGAATGATTTCAATGCAGCGAACAGCATGATGGTTGAGTTTGTCGCTATTGTATTTACGGTTCAACTTTTTGGATACGTTATCGTATCTTTGCTAACCTCAAGGTCGAGCAGTTAA
- a CDS encoding GNAT family N-acetyltransferase — MIREAEARDAEVIERLYKELLPNNLNTKVLAERIEEVRNNPNSFLFVYELGNQVIGTAHLHICLDALVENRPFGVVERVIITEHVQSKGYGSELMKYVENICVQKNCMKVFLTSGSSRHEAHHFYTKLGYDGESSKALKKYL, encoded by the coding sequence ATGATAAGAGAGGCAGAAGCTAGGGATGCAGAGGTTATCGAGAGACTGTATAAAGAATTATTGCCGAACAACTTAAATACAAAGGTACTGGCAGAACGGATTGAAGAAGTTCGGAATAACCCGAATAGTTTCTTGTTCGTATATGAACTGGGTAATCAGGTGATCGGCACGGCTCATTTACATATTTGTTTGGATGCTTTGGTGGAAAATAGACCATTCGGCGTCGTTGAGCGGGTTATCATTACGGAACATGTGCAGAGCAAGGGATATGGATCTGAATTGATGAAATATGTGGAAAACATATGTGTACAGAAAAATTGTATGAAGGTATTTCTTACCAGTGGATCATCCAGACATGAAGCACATCACTTTTATACGAAATTGGGGTACGACGGAGAATCCAGCAAGGCATTAAAAAAGTATTTATAA
- a CDS encoding GNAT family N-acetyltransferase has protein sequence MEQVKLQPITKDNELECMHLKPREDQLDLVASNADSLIHATKEITSKPYGIFAEDQMVGFILFDNEVYNDGYYWILRFMIDEKYQGKGYGKLAIQEVIRMLQDRSDCQQIRVSHVPHNIAANALYKRCGFQDTGEFEDNGDIILSYQVR, from the coding sequence ATGGAGCAAGTGAAGTTACAACCTATAACCAAAGATAATGAACTCGAGTGCATGCACCTTAAACCAAGGGAAGATCAGCTGGATTTGGTAGCTAGCAATGCGGATTCATTGATTCATGCGACAAAGGAAATTACGTCCAAACCATATGGCATTTTCGCAGAGGATCAGATGGTCGGTTTTATTTTATTTGATAATGAGGTCTACAATGACGGGTATTACTGGATTCTGCGCTTCATGATTGATGAGAAGTATCAGGGGAAGGGCTACGGTAAACTTGCTATTCAAGAAGTGATTCGTATGTTGCAAGATAGAAGTGATTGCCAGCAAATCAGGGTATCCCATGTTCCTCATAACATCGCGGCTAATGCGCTGTATAAGCGTTGCGGATTTCAGGACACGGGTGAATTCGAGGACAACGGGGATATCATTTTAAGTTATCAAGTGAGGTAA
- a CDS encoding GNAT family N-acetyltransferase, which yields MKIVYATEADFDFIMDRDRHIHQALVKTKIHEKEIFILWNEDEGSRIGWMRYGYFWDNLPFMNMIWIDEPYRNGGIGKKVVHHWENLMKQQGFDTVMTSTQSDEHAQHFYRKLGYVDAGALLLDTQPLEIILIKKI from the coding sequence ATGAAGATTGTATATGCAACGGAAGCTGACTTCGACTTTATCATGGATCGAGATCGGCATATCCATCAGGCACTTGTGAAAACGAAGATTCATGAAAAAGAAATATTCATCCTCTGGAACGAGGACGAGGGATCAAGAATTGGATGGATGAGGTACGGTTACTTTTGGGACAACCTTCCCTTCATGAATATGATCTGGATTGATGAGCCCTATCGAAACGGCGGAATTGGCAAAAAAGTGGTGCATCACTGGGAAAATCTAATGAAGCAACAAGGCTTCGATACCGTAATGACTTCAACGCAGTCAGACGAACATGCCCAACATTTCTATCGAAAGCTGGGGTATGTTGACGCAGGGGCTCTGTTGCTGGATACACAACCTTTGGAGATTATATTGATCAAGAAAATCTAG
- a CDS encoding amidohydrolase: MKQAYWLTNVTLEQRYVWEGEQVTGTRTSLAHLRIEDGRIAAIVEGSNPLSNDLPQVDGKGLLLLPSFEEAHIHLDKTYYDGPWTAVKRISSIFERIEEEKVLLPKLMPDAKRQAESILTLIQEYGSTHVRSHCNIEPVSGLKRLEATRQALESFSGKISSEIVAFPQHGLLRSHSVELMGQAMQEGATHVGGLDPHTVDEDIEKSLNAMVELAVQHQAGIDIHLHDGGQAGKQTLLELASLTEAAGLQGKVTVSHAFWFARAEQQEAEDMAQRMASLGMSIASTVPIGRTMMPLPMLHRMGVNVKLATDSLTDHWSPFGSGDLLEKAGRFAELYGYSDELSLSQSLAFVTGGVTPLDSQGEHVWPKVGDTASFVLVHASCSAEAVARRSARQAVWYKGQLVSGSTSD, encoded by the coding sequence ATGAAGCAGGCCTATTGGTTAACCAATGTGACTTTGGAACAGCGTTATGTTTGGGAAGGGGAACAGGTGACAGGGACACGGACAAGCCTCGCTCATCTGCGGATTGAAGATGGACGGATTGCGGCGATTGTGGAAGGAAGCAACCCGCTGTCTAACGATCTGCCACAAGTAGATGGCAAGGGACTTTTATTGCTGCCTTCGTTCGAGGAGGCACACATTCATCTGGATAAAACCTACTACGATGGACCATGGACTGCGGTTAAACGGATCTCCAGTATTTTCGAACGTATTGAAGAAGAGAAGGTTCTGTTACCCAAGCTGATGCCAGATGCCAAGCGTCAAGCGGAGAGTATTCTGACCTTGATCCAGGAGTATGGCTCCACTCATGTACGTAGTCATTGCAATATCGAACCCGTCAGTGGCTTGAAAAGACTGGAAGCAACGCGGCAGGCTCTGGAATCATTTTCGGGCAAAATCTCTTCGGAGATTGTAGCTTTCCCGCAGCATGGACTGCTTCGCTCCCATTCAGTGGAGCTTATGGGCCAAGCGATGCAGGAAGGTGCAACGCATGTGGGTGGACTCGATCCCCATACTGTGGACGAAGACATCGAGAAATCACTGAATGCCATGGTCGAACTGGCTGTTCAGCATCAGGCGGGCATCGATATTCATCTGCATGATGGCGGGCAGGCCGGCAAACAAACGTTGCTGGAACTTGCGAGTCTGACCGAAGCAGCAGGGCTTCAGGGTAAAGTTACGGTAAGTCATGCGTTCTGGTTCGCTCGAGCGGAGCAGCAGGAAGCGGAAGATATGGCGCAGCGAATGGCTTCGCTCGGGATGAGCATTGCTTCCACGGTGCCTATTGGCAGAACGATGATGCCTCTTCCCATGCTCCATCGTATGGGCGTGAATGTGAAGCTGGCCACAGACAGCCTGACGGATCATTGGTCTCCTTTTGGCAGTGGAGATCTGCTTGAGAAAGCGGGACGTTTCGCAGAACTGTACGGATATAGTGATGAATTGTCCTTGTCTCAATCTTTGGCGTTCGTAACAGGCGGTGTGACACCGCTGGATTCACAAGGGGAACACGTATGGCCGAAGGTGGGTGACACAGCAAGTTTTGTATTGGTGCATGCAAGTTGTTCGGCGGAAGCCGTTGCGCGGCGATCTGCGCGGCAGGCCGTATGGTACAAGGGACAATTGGTGAGCGGATCGACATCGGATTGA